One window of Lacerta agilis isolate rLacAgi1 chromosome 14, rLacAgi1.pri, whole genome shotgun sequence genomic DNA carries:
- the LOC117057976 gene encoding uncharacterized protein LOC117057976, whose product MLQICLIWLVSSFFEESSGQIVITQTPASLQANLGDRVTILCRASSSVGSNMNLYEVKPGKKPKLLIYYASNRFGGTPDRFSGSQSGNDFSFTINGVRAEDVGEYYCGQSYSFPLHSDTIQYKNQLSSLKTSGRDGYQCFAAAPLSGRTFALHSGGSTSDAWHFQLQEEKQGAPVCRAAEDTRTVSMGTTRAVSVQAASRMATVWAAAHTQSVRDAAAGSLGQLIPVIIFLAPLLLI is encoded by the exons ATGTTGCAGATTTGCTTGATTTGGCTGGTCTCGAGTTTCTTTGAGG AATCCAGCGGGCAGATTGTCATCACTCAGACACCAGCTTCTTTACAGGCGAATCTTGGGGACAGAGTCACCATCCTGTGCAGGGCTTCCTCTTCGGTCGGTAGCAATATGAATTTATATGAGGTTAAACCAGGAAAGAAGCCCAAGCTACTGATTTATTATGCTTCAAACCGTTTCGGAGGGACCCCAGATCGCTTCAGCGGCAGCCAAAGCGGCAACGACTTCTCCTTCACTATCAACGGTGTCCGTGCCGAGGATGTAGGGGAATATTACTGTGGCCAAAGCTACAGCTTTCCTCTCCACAGTGATACAATTCAGTACAAAAACCAGCTCAGTAGTCTGAAGACTTCAGGAAGAGATGGCTATCAGTGCTTTGCAGCAGCAccactcagtggtagaacatttgctttgcactCAGGAGGTTCCACATCAGATGCCTGGCATTTTCAGCTACAGGAGGAGAAGCAGGGAGCCCCTGT ctgtagagcggccgaggaCACGCGCACAGTCAGTATGGGCACCACTCGCGCTGTGTCCGTACAGGCTGCTTCTCGCATGGCGACTGTGTGGGCTGCTGCACATACGCAGTCTGTACGGGATGCT GCGGCAGGTTCTCTGGGGCAGCTGATCCCAGTGATCATCTTTTTGGCCCCCTTGCTCCTGATCTAG